The genomic interval TCGCAATTTGGATCGGCTTTCCTGTTGGTTTACTCGTGGGCTTAATTTTTGTGATTGTGAATGCACTATTTTTAGAACCTGGTGAAAGCAAAAGATGGAAACTGATTAAACAGGTACTGGTTTACGTGCTCATTCTCGCAATGTTTACTCTTCTTTTTTACAAAGGTGGATTGGATATTTAATGAAACCTTTGCAAGGACATTGGTGGTGAAATCAGCAAGATATTCTTTGACTTCAACTGTACCAGTGCAGACGGGGGAAACTTTGTGATTGAAATGCGGCGTGGCGTTTTTGTGGTTAATGAGGATCATTTATATGCGGATATAGAAACTCAATAGGTATTTCGCGTAATTTATTGGTAATGCTATCCTTGAGAAAATATTTTTCCCCGCCTTTATTGTTAAATGTAATTACATAATGATTAGGAAAGTTTCTTCCTTCATTGTAATAGTGACGATTATAGGACATTTATAATTTATAAAATTTAGATTCATCCGGAGATTCAAGATTCATTTCAGTAAAATCTATCATACTTCTAGCTTTTTTTAAAATTATTCAATGGTTCAAATGCAAGGCTTAACAGATTGTTATCCGTCATTTTTGTTAAACCCCATGTTAATAAATAAGCTTTGGCAGCTTTGTCTTTTGGTCCCAGATTTTTATGACTCTGTGTTTCTTCTTCTTTGCCGCGTCTTCCCTCTACATTACCATTTCTACCATATATTATATTGGAAATATTATTTATTTTATGTAAAAATAAGTCTTCAATAATTGTGTCTGATACTTAAAATAATTTTTTAGTTAATCTATGCTAAATTTTTGCAAATCTTAAAATTGCATTAAGATAAACAAATTTTTAGCTAAGGACGGTTATAAATCAATATGGCAGACGTACATTCTAAGAGACCCGCTCATATAATATGCAGCACATCTTCTGGAATGGCTGGAGACTCAAGCAATAAATAAGGTATGGAGCATGGATTTTGTGCAGGATGCTTTGTTCAACGGGGAGCGTTTCAGGATCTTAACTATAGTGGATAACTGTAGTAAAATATGCCATGGATTGCTGGTTGGAAAATCACTCAAGGGTTAGATGTTGTGTGCGAATTGACTAGGGCATATCTTGTTGAAAGCTGCTTTCCTGAAAGGATTCAGTGCGATAACGGGAGTGAATTTATATCCAGAGATGTAGACATGTGGGCATACCAGAACCAGGTAACCCTTGACTTTTCAAGACCTGGAAAACCCACTGATAATCCGTATGTCTAATCTTTTAATGGCAAATTTAGAGATGAATGCTTGTCAGTAAATTGGTTCCTTTCACTGGAAGATGTCAGAGAAAAAATTGAGAATTTCAGATGGAAGTATAACCAGTACAGACCACACAGCAGCCTTAATAATCTAACTCCCAAAGAATTTGTCAACTTGCAGGTAAAAACATAGAAAACTCCACTTTTGGCAGTCTGAATAACAGGGAGGAGGTCAGTTTTTTACTAAGATATTTAGGTAAAATTATGATTTTATTGAGTTTTTGATTTTTCATTTAATATTTCTCTTTTTAATTTATAAGAATTGGAAAGGTCATATGTCCCAAAATAGATTCTTAACACTATCTGTGGTAAAAGTTTAATGAGAATTTTATAACTTAACCTTACGAATATAAATCGTATCTAAAACATATGCATATATGAAGGTTGTTATCCTTGCGGGGGGCTTAGGCACCCGCCTTTCAGAAGAAACAGGAATTAAACCAAAGCCTATGGTAGAGATAGGTGGAATGCCTATTTTATGGCATATCATGAAGATCTACTCTGCATACGGATACAATGATTTTATTATATGTTTAGGATACAAAGGATATATAGTTAAAGAATATTTTACTAATTATTTTTTGCACAAATCAGATCTGACAATTGATCTCAAAAGTAATTCCTTTGAAATACATAAATCTGAAGCAGAATCCTGGAAAATTACACTTGTGAACACAGGAGATGATTCGATGACCGGAGGTAGAATCAAACGCATTCAAAAGTATGTTAAAGATGAAACTTTCATGCTGACCTATGGAGATGGAGTAGGTGATATTAATATCAAATCTTTAGTAGATTATCATCTAAATCATGGAAAACTGGTTACAGTGACTTCCATTCAGCCTTTAGGTCGTTTTGGTGCCTTAGCTGTATCGGGTGACAATGAAGTATTTTCTTTTTTGGAGAAACCCAAAGGCGATGGGTCGTGGATAAATGGTGGATACATGGTTTGTCAACCTGGTATTTTCAATTTTATAAATAATGGTGATGATACCATTTGGGAACGTGAGCCTATGCAGAATATAGCATCATCAGGTGAAATGTATGCTTATAAGCACCATGGTTTCTGGCGTCCAATGGATACGCTGAAAGATAAACATGAATTAAACGAAATGTGGAACAAAGGTAATTCTCCATGGAAAATCTGGTAGGCTCATTAACAACACTTAAACAATGTTATAATGGTAAGAGAGTTTTTCTTACCGGACATACTGGCTTTAAAGGAACATGGATGTTAAAAGTTCTTCACCTTTTAGGAGCTGAAATTAGGGGCTATGCCCTTGAGTCGTTAAATGACGATGATCTTTACGAACTTATCAGTGGTGATAAATTAGGTGACTCTATAATCGCTGATTTGAGGGATCGGGATTCTTTGTTAGCTGCTGTGTCAGAATTTCAACCGGATTTTATATTTCATTTAGCTGCTCAACCCTTAGTAAGGCTTTCCTATGAAATTCCGTCTGAAACTTTTGAAGTCAATGCGATTGGTACCGCAAACCTATTAGATGCAGTGAAAAACTTAAAAAAAAAGTGTACAGTAGTTTTAATCACTACAGATAAAGTTTATTATAACAATGAGTGGGACTATCCATATAGGGAAAATGATAAACTTGGAGGGCATGATCCGTATAGTGCAAGCAAAGCTTGTGCAGAACTCGTTATTGATTCTTATAAAAACTCTTTTTTTAATGTTAAAAACTATTGGGAACATTTAAAAGGTGTTGCTATAGGTCGTTCTGGTAACGTGATTGGTGGCGGTGATTGGTCAAAGGATAGATTAATTCCGGATACTATGAAAGCTTTATCAGCCAATAAAAATGTTTTTATTAGAAATCCAGATGCTATCAGGCCCTGGCAGCATGTTTTAGAACCTGTCATTGCTTATTTAAACTTAGGGAATTATTTAAATAGAGAACCTTTAAAATATGCCCAGGCTTATAATTTTGGTCCATATAATAATGATACTTTAACTGTCAGAGAAATGGTTCAGCTCTTAATTGAAATATGGGGCAAAGGGAAAGCTGAATATCTGAAAGCCGAAAATCAATATGCGGAGGCGGGGTTATTAAAATTAGATATTAGCAAAGCGATGAATCAATTAGCATGGAAACCATTATTAAGCGCCCATGATGCAGTAAACGATACAGTCAGTTGGTATAAGATGTATAACACTGATCCAAAGGTAATTGCTGCTTTTACAGAACAACAAATATTAAATTATATCTCAAAAATGGCATAAGATGAAGAGAATAGCTATTATTGGATGTAATTCATTTTTGGCCAGCCATCTGATTAGCAGGTTGGCTAAAAGAGATGAATTGTATCTATACGGCAGGAACTATAAATCAGCGAATATTAACAAGGATAATATTACTTATATTGAATTTAATCATCCGGAAATTTCACTTGATTTCGATCTTCTCCTCAATTATGATATTATTATTTATACCGCTGCGGCCGGTGTTCAGTCTCATCTTCATGAGTCCGGATTACTCATTTACGATCTCAATTTCTATTTGCCTTTAAAAATTGTTTGCTTTTTAAATGACAAACGATACCAGGGTAAATTAATCACGTTTGGTACTTATTTTGAAATCGGGAGGAACGATGCTATAAAAGCTTTCGATGAGAATGAAATAGTCCTGGCTAAAGGTGATATTCCAAATAGTTATTGTGATTCAAAACGATTATTAAGCCGATTGTACAATAATAAACAATTTGATTTCAATTGGATTCACCTGATTATTCCTTCATTATATGGTCCCGGCGAAAATGAGCACAGGTTAATACCTTATGTGATCAATAGCTTAAGATTGAAAAATAATTTAAAGTTATCGTCAGGTGAACAGGTAAGACAATATCTTTTTGTTACTGATCTTGTTGATTTTATTTCCTTAATTATTGACTCGGCTATTCCTCCTGACCTGTACAATATAGCAGGGCCTGATGAGCCTGTTAAGATCAAGGATCTTGTGACCCGGATTCATCAGTTAATGGGAATTGAACTGACAAGATATGATCAGGTAGATACAAGAGATCAAAATATGGCTTATTTGGCTATAAATACAGGTAAAGTTAAGAAGGATATTTATAACTGGAGTCCTGAAATAAATTTGGATAATGGTTTAAAGATTTGTTTATCAAATGGATTGAAAGACAAAATTAAACTTATCGAAAGAAGTAAAATACAAGATCACAGGGGGTGGTTCTTAAAAGTGATGAATGGTTTTGAAGATCATTTACCAGATTATACGGGAGAGATGTATTTGACCAATGCACTGGCTGGGGAGACTAAAGGAGGACATTATCATAAAAAAGCAAATGAATGGTTTACGTTAATAGGAGGTGAATGTGAGTTAAGATTAGTGGATATAGCCACTGGAGAAAAGTTGTTTTTTGAGTTGTCATTTGCAAGGCCAATAACAATATATGTTCCAAATCATATTGCTCATATTTTTATTAATCGGGGGGCAGATCAATTTACCTTATTAGCTTATTCCGATCAATTATATGTTCCTGAAGACACGATCTTATTTGATGATTTTTAAAGTGTCATATGACCCGAAATTTACAAGTTTTATGCGTTGGTTAAGCGATTAGTTATCTTAGTTAAAACTGATAAATTATGAAAAAAATAAGACTGATCTCAACTTCATTCGAAGAAGGTAAAAATGAACTTATCATTAATACCCCGTTGGTATTCAAAGACTATATTATAGATTTGGCTTTGTACAATAATAGAAATACTCCTTCAAGGGCTGCGAGCTTACAATCCAGAACAAAGTGTAAAATCTATAAAATGATGGAATGGCTTGAATATCCTGATTATGACTATTACATATGGGTTAATTCTAAGTTTGTAATAATGGATGGATTCTTTGAGAACATGTTTGCCTATGAAAATGATGAAGATGCTGAACTGTTTTTATTTAATCACCATATGAAATCTTCAATCAGAGCAGAAATGGATTTTATGAAAGATCATATGGATCGCGGGGATTCATATGTATTAAGCAGATACGGAGGAGATGTAATGGAAGAACAAGTAAACAAATACCTTGCAGATAAAAATTATAAGGATGATTTGCTCTTTGATGGTGGTTTATTTATGTATTCCAGAAAACTGGTTGAAAATAAAGAGCAAAATTTTATGATTGATTGGCTTTTACATAATGTGCTTTATAGTGTTCAGGATCAATTATGGCTCCCTTATCTGGTAAAAAAACATAAAGTAAATTTTAGAGTTTATGATAAAAATCTCTTTAATAATGATTTTTTAGGTTTTATTGGCTAATTCTGCTGAATTGATACCATCTTATCGAATAATTATTTTATTTCAGTATGGGACATTTGTGCATTTTCATATACTATATATATAAGTATCTACATCAAGTAATTATTATATATGATTAAAAAACAAATTTTAGCTTTTGGCATTTTATGCTTTACAAATTTTATTGGTTATGCCCAGTTATTAAAACCAATAAATTTTGCTGATATCAGAACTAGAGGAGAACTAAATATTAGAGCGCAAAAGAATCTTGACCGGTTAGAAAGTGATATTTATACGCCGGAAAAAGTATTTCCGCCAAGAGAAGAAAATACAGCAGGATGGCCAGGCGACTATGAAGGGCGTGTACTGGTTAGTTTAATAGTGGAATCACAGGCTGCCCATCGTAAGCCGAAATATTTGGAAGAAATGATGCGCATGCTTCCTCAAAAGTTAAATAGAGATGGTTATTTCGGGGCACTTCAAAGTGATATAATACAGGAACAACAACTATCAGGTAATAGCTGGCTTTTACGGACACTTTGCGAATATTATTACTGGAAGAGAGATCCCAAAATGAAGGAATATTTGGAACGTGTAATCAGAAACTTGGTTTTGCCTACCAAAGGTTATCATGCTATTTATCCAATAGACCCTAAAGAAAGGGATAAAACAAAGGGAGCAGCAATAGGTTATGCGGAGAAAATAATTGGAAAGTGGAGGGTGTCATCAGATATTGGTACCGATTTCGTGTTCTTAGATGGCATAGTACAGGCTTATGGAATTATTCCTTCACCAGAACTAAAAAGTATAATCGATGAGATAGTAGCCCGTTTTCTTGAAATTGACCTAAAAGGTATGAAAGTACAGGCTCATGCAACATTGACTGGGCTAAGAGGACTTTTGCGTTATTATTCCATCACTAAACAACCGTATCTTTTACAAGCTGTGATACAAAGATATAATCTTTATCGTTCAACTTCAATGACAGCTGATTTTGAGAATTTTAACTGGTTTGATCGTCCTGAATGGACAGAACCTTGTGCTATTGTAGATTCTTATCTGCTGGCAGTACAGTTATGGCAGTATACCAATAAACCTTTTTATTTAGAAGATGCTCATCATATTTATTATAATGGGATTGCCAATACACAAAGGGCAAATGGAGGCTTTGGCTTAAATAATTGTCCGAGACCAGGATATAATTCTCTTAACGTGAATGAGAATGAAGCCTGGTGGTGCTGTACTATGCGCGGTGGTGAAGGATTGGCAAGAGCTATTCAATATAGTTATTTTATTGGTGTCAAAGAAATTGTAATTCCATTTTTTAACAATAGTGTAGCAACGCTTAAATTGGGAAATCAGACTGTTACATTGAATCAAACCTCGGTTTATCCGTTCGAAGGGAAGGTATCGTTTGATGTTTTAAATTCTTCATTAAACTCAGCTTTTACAATAAAAGTTTTTGCTCCTTACTGGACCAAAAAACATAAATTAACACTAAATGGAAGATCAATTCCTTTTGTATTGCGTAATGGTTTTTTAATATTTAAACCTAAACTTTCGAAAGGGAATAAAATAGTACTGACCTTTGATCAGCAAATTAAAGCTGAACATATGGTGAATCAGGAATATTCTAAACCAGATTTTTATACTTTAAATTATGGACCATTGATACTCGGTATTGATAATACCAATAAACAGCCAGAAATCTCATTTACTAAGCTCCCGAAATTTACAAGACTTACAGATCGTGATTGGATGGCTGGAACAAATGGAATTCATTTTTCAACTGTATATCAATTACTTGATCCTAAAGTCACCAAAGAATCAGGTTATTCAAAACAAATTTTATTCAAAATTGCAGACTTAAAATAGAAAATCAATTTTGTCATTTTCTGATTTTTAGCAAACTATAAAAGAGCTAATCATTATTAAATGATTAGCTCTTTTATAGTTTTATTGAAATAGGTTCAATCGCTGCGACCCTTCGTGTGATGTATAACGTTTATCATCCCAGATGAAAGTTCCCATAACAACTTTAGGCAATCTCAATCTGGCATTGATCCCACTTTTACCTTTACGCTTTAACTTCACCGAGATAATGCCTTCAGGGGAGGGAATTGTTCGACTTGTTTTTGTCAATTTAGCGAGAGCAGGTTTAATTAAAACTCTTCTGAATCTAGGTACCTCTGGCATAATTCCGCATATAGTAGCCAAAAAATTGTAATCGGGACTTGTACTCCATGCATGGAAATGTGATCTTGATGGTTCTGGTATGCCCACATGTCTACATCTCTGGATATAAATTCACTCCCGTTATCGCACTGAATCACCATATCATATTGATACCAAGATATCAATGCATCAATATAAACGGTCCAGCTAATTACTAAAAACAACATTCAAAAATAGATACTTTGATTTTATAATACACTTGCTATTTATGGACAACATATTACTCCTTTGTAGATATACATGAATCACATTAGTTCTCTTTCCTGCTCAATGAAACATGTTTAGCGTCTTCATAACAGGTTATACTTAAAAAATAATAAAAAGCCATCCTTAAAAACAATCTAAAACTATTTCCATTCTTCTGGGTTCTTACAGGGAAAAAATCTAGAACATATGGAAAGCAATAACGAAATTATTAGTGACCTGAAAGGATTGGTCAACATTGTTAACGATGGAAAAGAAGGTTATGAGTCTGCAAGTGAAACGACTGACAGTATTGAACTGAAAGGATTATTCTTAAAGTACTCGGCCCAGCGTGCAGGTTATGCAATGGAACTTAAAGAACATATTGCTCAGCATGGGGGAGATTCTGAAAATGAAGATGGTGGAATTTTAGGAAGCCTTCATCGCACCTGGATTGATATTAAACAGGCTTTAAGCAGTAAAGAAGATGCAGCTATTCTTGGCGCAATTGAAACTGGTGAAAAGGCTGCGATAGAGAAATTTGATAAATGCCTGGAGGATTACGCATCTCATGCTGATCATATTGGACTGCTGCAAAAACAAAGAACTGGTATTCTGGAAGCACTTAAAGAAATCGAGACTTACCGTCAGCGTCTGGAAAGATAATTAAATTATACAAATCAAAGAATGTTATGCCCGAAGGCCCGTCAATAGTCATATTAAGAGAGCTTGTAGAAGAACTTCATTTAGAAGGTACTTTCATTACCAATGTGGTAGGTGATACGACTATTGATAAGGCCCGGATGCTGAATCAGGAACTTGTTTCCTTTAAAAGCTGGGGCAAACATTTTTTGATCTGTTTTAAAGGTTTTACTTTACGTATTCATTTTCTCATGTTTGGGAGTTATATGATTAATGAGCGCAAAGACAGGCCTGCCAGGTTAAGTTTGATCTTTGAAAATGATGAGCTCAATTTTTATACCTGTGCCTTGAAATTTATTGAAGGAGATATAAACCAGACTTATGACTGGTCTGGTGATGTCATGTCAGATCAATGGGATCCGGAACTGGCGATAAAAAAGCTTAAGGAAAAAGGGGAGAGCCTGGTTTGTGACGTATTATTGGATCAGGATATATTTTCTGGTGTTGGAAATATCATTAAAAATGAAGTATTGTACAGAATAGAGGTACACCCTTTGAGTACGGTGGATGGCCTGCCTCCTGGTAAATTAAAGGAAATGGTTAAAGAGGCAAGTTTATATAGTTTTGATTTCCTGGAATGGAAAAAGGCTTTTGTCCTTAAAAAGCATTGGTTAGTCTATTCACGTAAAGTTTGCCCTCTCGGGCATCCAATTGAAAAGGAAAGTCTCGGTAAAACCAAGAGAAGAACTTTTTTCTGTGAACGGTGTCAGAAATTGTTTTCTTAACATTCGTTCAAAAAACTGCTCAAACAAAAAATGAGAGGCACTTGTTTCTTAAGTAGCTGTATTTCAGTGAAAATAAGATGAAATTTTTCGGGCGTAATTTCTTATGTAATTGTTTTATTGGAATAACAGGCTGTCTGTTGTTGTTGAGTTCTTGTGGGGTTAGACGTACAACCGTTAATACACCGGAGGCTCCGGCAAATTATTCTACAAAGAACCCTGTAAAGGTACAACCTGGTATTAAACAGGATCCTTCTGGAAATCTTACTGAACTAACCAGGAAAGAGAAAGCACTTCGCGCAGCGTTTATTGATGTGCTGGAAGCCAAATCGTCCGATTTGCCTTTTCCCAATCTGATACATAGTATTTATGAAAAAAAAGAATATCAGCCGGTGCTGGTTCGAAAGTTCTTTGAGGATCAGCAACTGCAAACGCTGTCAGATTATCTGGATAATTCTGTAACGCATGGACTGGATCCTGAACAATTCTTTTTTACTGGTTTAAAATATCAGCTGGATGAAGTGATTCATCAAAGGTCATCGGACACGGTAAAAATCCAGCGCAGTCTGGCCAAACTGGAAATGGCTGTTGTGAATTCTTTAATCCGGTATAGTATGGCGATGCAGTATGGGATGACAAATCCGGCTAAAATCTATAATCATTATACAATTCCTACTTTAATCCCTGATAGTAATTCAGTGATCAGGATTTTTGAAATAGTAAACCTTAAAATTTATCTGGATAGTATACAACCAAAAGAAAAAACTTACCTGGCTTTACAAAGAGTATTAAAGCGTCTGGATGCGGATACAGCGGAAAATAAAGATACAGATAGTGTTAAGATCAGCATGCGGCAGAAGGTTGTTGTGAATATGGAGCGGCTGAGGTGGAAGAACAAACCTGCTGAACAGAAATTTGTAGCAGTAAATATTGCAAATTTTAGTCTGGATGTAATAGATAAGGATAAATCAATATTGCAGATGAAAGTTTGTGTAGGAGAACCTGGGGATAGGCAAACGCCTCAGCTTGGAAGTATGATTCATAGCGTTCAGATTAATCCGGTTTGGAATATCCCGCAAAGTATTGCACGGAATGAGATTTCCAGGTATGCATCGGCAGATAGATACTATCTTTCCAATAATAATATCAAAGTTTTTAAAAAAGGTAAACTGGTTAGAGATCTGGAATCTATTGACTGGCCTGCGGTTGATATTCGTGATTATTCTTTTCAGCAACAACCGGGAGCGAAAAATTCGTTGGGTAAAATCAAGTTTCTTTTTAAAAATGGATATAGCATTTATTTGCATGATACACCGGTAAGGAGTGTGTTCAAACGGAGTATGCGGGCAATCAGCCATGGTTGTGTACGGGTAGAAAAACCGCTTGACCTGGCTTTTGCTTTATTTGGAAAAGGTGAAAAATATGATCAGCTCAAAAAGGGGATAGAGAGCGGCTACCCGCGTGCAAAGTTTATGGGTTTGCCTCAGCGGATTCCTGTCCGGCTATACTATTATACAGCCTGGCTTAATGA from Pedobacter sp. WC2423 carries:
- the rfbF gene encoding glucose-1-phosphate cytidylyltransferase, with product MKVVILAGGLGTRLSEETGIKPKPMVEIGGMPILWHIMKIYSAYGYNDFIICLGYKGYIVKEYFTNYFLHKSDLTIDLKSNSFEIHKSEAESWKITLVNTGDDSMTGGRIKRIQKYVKDETFMLTYGDGVGDINIKSLVDYHLNHGKLVTVTSIQPLGRFGALAVSGDNEVFSFLEKPKGDGSWINGGYMVCQPGIFNFINNGDDTIWEREPMQNIASSGEMYAYKHHGFWRPMDTLKDKHELNEMWNKGNSPWKIW
- the rfbG gene encoding CDP-glucose 4,6-dehydratase encodes the protein MENLVGSLTTLKQCYNGKRVFLTGHTGFKGTWMLKVLHLLGAEIRGYALESLNDDDLYELISGDKLGDSIIADLRDRDSLLAAVSEFQPDFIFHLAAQPLVRLSYEIPSETFEVNAIGTANLLDAVKNLKKKCTVVLITTDKVYYNNEWDYPYRENDKLGGHDPYSASKACAELVIDSYKNSFFNVKNYWEHLKGVAIGRSGNVIGGGDWSKDRLIPDTMKALSANKNVFIRNPDAIRPWQHVLEPVIAYLNLGNYLNREPLKYAQAYNFGPYNNDTLTVREMVQLLIEIWGKGKAEYLKAENQYAEAGLLKLDISKAMNQLAWKPLLSAHDAVNDTVSWYKMYNTDPKVIAAFTEQQILNYISKMA
- a CDS encoding NAD-dependent epimerase/dehydratase family protein; translation: MKRIAIIGCNSFLASHLISRLAKRDELYLYGRNYKSANINKDNITYIEFNHPEISLDFDLLLNYDIIIYTAAAGVQSHLHESGLLIYDLNFYLPLKIVCFLNDKRYQGKLITFGTYFEIGRNDAIKAFDENEIVLAKGDIPNSYCDSKRLLSRLYNNKQFDFNWIHLIIPSLYGPGENEHRLIPYVINSLRLKNNLKLSSGEQVRQYLFVTDLVDFISLIIDSAIPPDLYNIAGPDEPVKIKDLVTRIHQLMGIELTRYDQVDTRDQNMAYLAINTGKVKKDIYNWSPEINLDNGLKICLSNGLKDKIKLIERSKIQDHRGWFLKVMNGFEDHLPDYTGEMYLTNALAGETKGGHYHKKANEWFTLIGGECELRLVDIATGEKLFFELSFARPITIYVPNHIAHIFINRGADQFTLLAYSDQLYVPEDTILFDDF
- a CDS encoding PA2169 family four-helix-bundle protein, which translates into the protein MESNNEIISDLKGLVNIVNDGKEGYESASETTDSIELKGLFLKYSAQRAGYAMELKEHIAQHGGDSENEDGGILGSLHRTWIDIKQALSSKEDAAILGAIETGEKAAIEKFDKCLEDYASHADHIGLLQKQRTGILEALKEIETYRQRLER
- a CDS encoding DNA-formamidopyrimidine glycosylase family protein — encoded protein: MPEGPSIVILRELVEELHLEGTFITNVVGDTTIDKARMLNQELVSFKSWGKHFLICFKGFTLRIHFLMFGSYMINERKDRPARLSLIFENDELNFYTCALKFIEGDINQTYDWSGDVMSDQWDPELAIKKLKEKGESLVCDVLLDQDIFSGVGNIIKNEVLYRIEVHPLSTVDGLPPGKLKEMVKEASLYSFDFLEWKKAFVLKKHWLVYSRKVCPLGHPIEKESLGKTKRRTFFCERCQKLFS
- a CDS encoding L,D-transpeptidase family protein; translation: MKFFGRNFLCNCFIGITGCLLLLSSCGVRRTTVNTPEAPANYSTKNPVKVQPGIKQDPSGNLTELTRKEKALRAAFIDVLEAKSSDLPFPNLIHSIYEKKEYQPVLVRKFFEDQQLQTLSDYLDNSVTHGLDPEQFFFTGLKYQLDEVIHQRSSDTVKIQRSLAKLEMAVVNSLIRYSMAMQYGMTNPAKIYNHYTIPTLIPDSNSVIRIFEIVNLKIYLDSIQPKEKTYLALQRVLKRLDADTAENKDTDSVKISMRQKVVVNMERLRWKNKPAEQKFVAVNIANFSLDVIDKDKSILQMKVCVGEPGDRQTPQLGSMIHSVQINPVWNIPQSIARNEISRYASADRYYLSNNNIKVFKKGKLVRDLESIDWPAVDIRDYSFQQQPGAKNSLGKIKFLFKNGYSIYLHDTPVRSVFKRSMRAISHGCVRVEKPLDLAFALFGKGEKYDQLKKGIESGYPRAKFMGLPQRIPVRLYYYTAWLNDKGGVRFGKDIYELDQLVYDGMQKNQFESAKRL